Proteins found in one Deinococcus multiflagellatus genomic segment:
- a CDS encoding SMI1/KNR4 family protein produces MTQTFPDYRQAFADLAAELRAHPQFTVERFELGEALSEADIRGLEAETGYELTDDLRAFYGQMNGLRLKWFLNPELTEEERQAFFLEFPDMDVENSSDEYASAAIHILPLKEVLTRDWADEIYYEPEMGFHGQALSVEEFHQSMRPFDMFSDYRACILAFTQKKDPTVFLLDDHHGVWDESKGTDVRSYLNFILATKGQSDARKRWLSEYQGYTQRVSFEAP; encoded by the coding sequence ATGACCCAAACATTTCCTGATTACCGACAAGCGTTTGCCGACCTGGCCGCTGAGCTGCGCGCCCATCCTCAATTCACGGTTGAGCGGTTTGAGTTAGGCGAAGCGCTGTCTGAAGCTGATATCCGGGGCCTTGAAGCGGAGACGGGCTACGAGCTCACCGACGATCTCCGGGCCTTTTATGGCCAGATGAATGGCCTGAGGTTGAAGTGGTTTCTCAACCCCGAACTGACCGAAGAAGAGCGCCAGGCGTTTTTTCTTGAATTTCCCGACATGGACGTTGAGAACAGTAGTGATGAGTATGCCTCAGCCGCCATTCATATCCTGCCGCTGAAGGAAGTGCTGACCCGGGATTGGGCAGATGAGATCTACTACGAACCCGAAATGGGTTTTCATGGTCAGGCCCTGAGCGTTGAGGAGTTTCACCAGAGCATGCGCCCGTTCGACATGTTCAGCGACTACCGCGCGTGCATTCTGGCATTCACTCAAAAGAAAGATCCAACCGTGTTCCTGCTGGATGACCACCACGGTGTCTGGGATGAGTCCAAGGGAACGGACGTGCGGTCGTATCTCAACTTCATTCTGGCGACGAAAGGGCAGTCGGATGCCAGGAAGCGCTGGCTGTCGGAATACCAGGGCTACACGCAGCGCGTCTCGTTCGAAGCACCATAA
- a CDS encoding eCIS core domain-containing protein: MTLVQRRQSTHDKPQRSVTSSQAQAQVPEAELRQAQAQQAVQRHTLRPVTAQRQAAQAPLQAATLDRQEVQRVQVQRQALADQLDALPQVEAAPLQREAQPLPTKPQTPGDWVTVMRHQAEQVEGKALDSRQYAQFTALQRQVAQTLAQGFRTDRGPTQARYDTYGEHLATLQRHEISAPVSRVVLGMVPAGERVALQRAIDTAAQRYEAETQQRATAEQRTSLQRQLAELDAEATQPVLQRIQARRGAGNPLPEAIQRHLEQGLNHDLSRVRIHDDAEADKLAKGVNAIAFTTGTDIFFQSGKFSPNTQSGLELLAHEVTHTVQQSQGRVGPGVDPDAGLESEARNMGAKLAQIMPSPKSLLPPSPHAPGVYSKGAALQRAQSGAVTTALHQPFTALGIQRQTTGGLTIQRNFVLDKVSDLAANIPGYRELCLAFGKDLVTGKRMDQNPGAILDALAGLVPGPFKDMLKVVRQQNLIPKAWAWFKGELGKLQLGSVLGEVKGAIAKFPPDLGAAKAALTRRADGLKRLIAGSARHIATIALTAIEAGLGPVGKKVMGLLKQGGDVIMQVLRNPAQFAGNLLKALTQGFGQFRTNAGKWLKEGLGTWLTGASGIQFPATLDLKGVFMTALSVMGLTYHALRGRLVKELGQGGEQKVALAEKAGGALASLTKGLHQAPEVKGQQGAIGKGVVDSLKGEVTRSLVTAGAAKVASMLVPGGAFVQALLTAFQGVQTLISQSGQIMGVIMNALGSVQAIAGGQVGAAAGFIERTIGGSIPIVLTFLGKLVGLGNFGTRIKNTVKRLRARLDAHIDKLVGRIKAILGKGKTGEQKPGAPAAKAQVLTAKIEPKQQAPHTLIFKSDGKSSSLMIHSRPRTFNDFITSIPIDDQHVEAAAIPQLNSLKARAIQLAGDIDSHNLNRQTTAGNPAVLGQLQTLADTIETIMEQFKQNHVSIVRFGGIQNGEGTWMNAKVLNQRYLEGSKPQDRDDSALYRSLNAARPKAWVRGHLLNEGLGGPGAAYNLVTLTQAANNRSGQSHYHLFEKHIKAAIMAGKTVRYNVRARHGTHPMRAVQQQLTARIATLGPGKDRQDAERMLKFLKFEQEEVALGLSVEWSELAFDNTTFSWSDAGNGGSGDVNNVLPDSLPSAANLPRTPTP; this comes from the coding sequence ATGACACTGGTGCAGCGCCGTCAATCCACCCACGACAAGCCCCAACGGTCGGTCACTTCTTCCCAGGCGCAGGCGCAGGTCCCCGAGGCCGAGCTCCGGCAGGCCCAGGCGCAGCAGGCCGTGCAGCGCCATACCCTGCGCCCAGTTACAGCGCAGCGGCAAGCTGCGCAGGCGCCTCTGCAGGCCGCCACACTGGACCGGCAGGAAGTCCAGCGCGTCCAGGTCCAGCGGCAGGCGCTGGCTGATCAACTGGACGCCTTGCCACAGGTGGAGGCTGCGCCCCTGCAGCGTGAAGCCCAGCCCCTCCCCACCAAGCCGCAGACTCCGGGCGACTGGGTGACGGTGATGCGGCATCAGGCCGAACAGGTTGAGGGCAAGGCGCTGGACAGCCGCCAGTACGCCCAGTTCACCGCACTGCAGAGGCAGGTGGCGCAGACGTTGGCCCAGGGGTTCCGCACAGACCGAGGCCCCACCCAGGCTCGCTATGACACCTATGGCGAGCACCTGGCCACGCTGCAACGCCACGAGATCAGCGCCCCGGTGAGCCGCGTGGTCCTGGGGATGGTGCCTGCTGGCGAGCGGGTGGCGCTGCAGCGGGCAATAGATACAGCGGCGCAGCGGTATGAAGCCGAAACCCAGCAGCGCGCGACGGCCGAACAGCGCACCAGCCTGCAACGCCAACTGGCCGAACTGGACGCCGAAGCGACGCAGCCGGTGTTGCAGCGCATTCAAGCCCGCAGAGGCGCCGGCAACCCCCTCCCCGAAGCCATTCAACGCCACCTCGAACAGGGGCTAAACCACGACCTGAGCAGGGTCCGCATTCACGACGATGCCGAAGCGGACAAGCTGGCGAAAGGGGTCAACGCGATTGCGTTCACTACAGGGACGGACATCTTCTTCCAGAGCGGCAAATTCAGCCCCAACACGCAGAGCGGCCTGGAGTTGCTGGCGCACGAGGTGACCCACACCGTGCAGCAGAGCCAGGGCCGCGTTGGGCCCGGCGTGGACCCGGATGCTGGGCTGGAAAGTGAGGCCCGGAACATGGGCGCCAAGCTGGCCCAGATCATGCCCAGTCCCAAAAGCCTCCTGCCGCCAAGCCCCCACGCGCCCGGCGTCTACTCCAAAGGTGCTGCCCTGCAACGTGCCCAAAGTGGCGCCGTCACGACCGCCCTGCACCAGCCCTTCACGGCTTTAGGCATCCAGCGGCAGACCACAGGCGGACTGACGATTCAGCGGAACTTCGTGCTGGACAAGGTGTCCGACCTCGCCGCCAACATCCCAGGCTACCGCGAACTGTGCCTGGCCTTCGGCAAAGACCTCGTGACCGGCAAGCGGATGGATCAGAACCCAGGCGCCATCCTCGACGCGCTGGCCGGGCTGGTCCCGGGCCCGTTCAAGGACATGCTGAAGGTGGTGCGGCAGCAGAACCTGATCCCCAAAGCCTGGGCGTGGTTCAAGGGCGAACTGGGCAAGCTCCAACTGGGCAGCGTCCTGGGTGAGGTCAAAGGCGCCATTGCCAAGTTTCCCCCCGATTTAGGAGCGGCCAAAGCGGCCCTGACCCGCCGGGCGGACGGCCTCAAACGCCTGATCGCCGGCTCGGCAAGGCACATCGCCACCATTGCCCTGACGGCCATTGAAGCTGGGCTGGGCCCCGTGGGCAAGAAGGTCATGGGCCTCCTCAAACAGGGCGGCGACGTGATCATGCAAGTGCTGCGCAATCCAGCCCAGTTTGCGGGCAACCTCCTGAAAGCGCTGACCCAAGGGTTCGGACAGTTCCGCACCAATGCCGGCAAGTGGCTCAAAGAGGGGCTGGGCACCTGGCTCACCGGGGCATCGGGGATTCAGTTCCCCGCCACCCTGGACCTCAAAGGCGTGTTCATGACCGCCCTGAGTGTGATGGGGCTGACCTACCACGCCCTGCGCGGCCGGCTGGTCAAGGAACTGGGCCAGGGCGGCGAGCAGAAGGTGGCGCTGGCCGAGAAGGCGGGTGGCGCGCTGGCGTCTCTCACCAAGGGGCTGCATCAGGCGCCAGAGGTGAAGGGGCAGCAAGGGGCCATCGGCAAAGGTGTGGTGGACAGCCTCAAAGGTGAGGTCACCCGGTCACTGGTCACCGCAGGAGCGGCCAAAGTGGCGTCCATGCTGGTTCCGGGCGGCGCTTTTGTCCAAGCCTTGCTCACCGCGTTTCAGGGCGTGCAGACGCTGATCAGCCAGAGTGGGCAGATCATGGGCGTGATCATGAACGCGCTGGGCAGCGTCCAGGCGATTGCTGGGGGCCAGGTGGGGGCAGCGGCAGGCTTCATTGAGCGGACGATTGGCGGCAGCATTCCCATCGTGCTGACCTTCCTGGGCAAACTGGTGGGCCTGGGCAACTTCGGCACCCGCATCAAGAACACGGTGAAGCGGCTGCGCGCTCGCCTGGATGCCCACATTGACAAGCTGGTGGGGCGGATCAAGGCGATCCTTGGCAAAGGCAAAACAGGGGAGCAAAAGCCCGGTGCCCCAGCAGCCAAGGCGCAGGTGCTGACCGCCAAGATTGAGCCCAAACAGCAGGCCCCACACACCCTGATCTTCAAGTCAGATGGCAAGTCATCGAGCCTGATGATTCATAGTCGGCCGCGCACGTTCAACGATTTCATCACCAGCATCCCCATTGACGACCAGCATGTGGAAGCGGCGGCGATTCCTCAGCTCAACAGTCTCAAGGCCAGAGCCATTCAGTTGGCTGGGGATATTGACAGCCACAACCTCAATCGTCAGACAACCGCCGGGAATCCGGCAGTGCTTGGGCAGCTGCAAACGCTCGCCGACACGATTGAAACCATCATGGAGCAGTTCAAGCAGAACCATGTCAGCATCGTTCGCTTTGGCGGTATCCAGAACGGCGAGGGCACCTGGATGAATGCCAAAGTGCTGAATCAACGGTATCTGGAGGGTTCCAAGCCCCAGGACCGAGATGACAGTGCTCTGTACCGCAGCTTGAATGCTGCGCGGCCCAAGGCTTGGGTACGTGGGCACCTCCTGAACGAAGGTTTGGGTGGTCCTGGCGCCGCTTACAACCTGGTGACCCTGACGCAAGCCGCCAACAACCGCTCGGGACAGAGCCACTACCACCTGTTCGAAAAGCACATCAAGGCGGCCATCATGGCCGGCAAGACGGTGCGCTATAACGTTCGCGCCCGGCATGGCACCCACCCTATGCGCGCTGTGCAGCAGCAACTCACAGCCCGTATCGCTACCCTGGGACCTGGCAAAGATCGCCAGGACGCGGAGCGGATGCTGAAGTTCCTCAAGTTTGAGCAGGAAGAAGTGGCCCTGGGCCTCAGCGTGGAGTGGTCAGAACTGGCCTTCGACAACACCACCTTTAGCTGGAGCGACGCGGGCAATGGCGGCAGCGGTGATGTCAACAACGTTCTGCCCGATAGTCTGCCTTCAGCGGCCAACCTGCCGCGCACCCCAACACCATGA